TTGGGCGGAACCCCCCTCGCTGTTTGCCAGGGCGACGATATCTACGGCGTAATCTACCTCAAAGACATCGTAAAACCCGGACTAAGAGAGCGGTTTGATCAACTCCGGCGGATGGGTGTCAAAACCATCATGCTGACTGGCGATAACCGCATCACGGCTTCTGTCATTGCCCAGGAAGCGGGAGTCGATGACTTCATTGCGGAAGCCACCCCCGAAGATAAGATTGACGTGATTCGCACTGAACAATCGCAGGGCAAACTCGTTGCCATGACCGGAGATGGCACCAATGACGCACCCGCACTGGCTCAAGCAAATGTGGGACTGGCAATGAACTCCGGCACACAAGCCGCCAAAGAAGCCGCCAACATGGTGGATCTGGACTCTGATCCAACGAAACTCATTGACCTGGTAACGATCGGCAAACAGTTACTCATCACCCGTGGCGCGTTGACAACGTTCTCTGTTGCCAACGACATCGCTAAATACTTTGCCATTATTCCCACCATCTTTGCAGCGGCTGGAATTGGAGCACTGAACATTATGGGCTTAAAGAGTGCCCAGTCTGCGATCGTCTCTGCCCTGATCTACAACGCTTTGATTATTCCTGTTCTCATTCCCCTGGCTTTACGGGGTGTACAGTTCCGTCCACTCACTGCCGATCAACTGCTGCGACGCAACATTTTAATTTACGGCTTGGGCGGCATTATTGCGCCGTTTATCGCGATTAAAGCGCTCGATTTAATCTTGCCTTTGTCCTAACCCTTCAAAAACTTTTCTACCAATGAAACTCAATTCTCTAAAACCATCCCTTCCATCGCTGGAAATAACCTCTCAATCCCTTGAGGCGGTTTCAGAAGTCTGGTCAGAATGGCGCAGGCAAAAGCTACCACTGTATTTATTCCTGGCTTTGTGTTTCAACCTGGTTGTTGCCCCTGTTGTTTATGCTGCCAGTGGCAATGAATTCACTCGCACTCAAGCCTGGTCGTTAGGGCTACTAGGACTGGGAACTGTGGCGCTTTCCGTTTATTTGTTCTTTGTCATGTTTGTACCGGAGAAGTTCTAATGAGTTTTGCACGCGAGGCAGGTAGAGCCATTCGATCGACCCTGGTACTCTGGGTCATCACTGCTCTGATTTATCCACTGATGATGGTTGCTTTTGGACAACTGGCTTTTCCCTTCCAGGCAAACGGTAGTATTTTGACGAATACTCAGGGGCAGCCTATTGGTTCAGCCTTGATTGGACAGCCATTTACGAGCGATCGCTACTTCAACAGTCGCCCCAGCACCACCAACTACAGCACCGCTAACCCGAATGCAGACGAAGCTGGCATTCTCAAAACGGGCGTGTCAGGCGCAAGCAATTTGGCTCCGTCTAATCCTGATCTGCTCAAGCGAGTTCAGGAAAGCACGACTCAACTGAAACAGTCCGGTATTGAACCCACCGCCGATTTGGTTTACACCTCTGGTTCCAGCCTTGACCCCCATATCACACCGGAAGCTGCTAGAGCGCAGATTACACGGGTAGCAACGGCACGGGGTCTGCAACCCAACCAACTCCAAGATCTGATTAATCAGAACACAGATGGTCGCTTTTTAGGCATCTTTGGTGAACCAGGGGTGAACGTGCTGAGGCTTAATCTGGCTCTCGATGCATTAAGCAGCTAATCTATGTATCACTCGTCCAATCCCTCACCTGACAGCACCTACATTCGCCCTGCCCATCGGGGCAAGCACAAAATTTTTATTGGGATGGCTCCCGGTGTCGGTAAAACCTACCGAATGCTTGAAGAGGGGCATCGCCTCCGACAGGAAGGCATTGACGTGGTAATTGGGTTACTCGAAACCCATAATCGGCAGGAGACCGCACAACGGGCAGAAGGGCTGGAAACATTGCCCCGTCAGCAAATTAACTGTTCTGGCGTTATTTTGTCTGAAATGGACACAGATGGGATCTTGGTTCGCCAACCGCAACTGGTTCTGATTGATGAACTTGCCCATACCAATGTCCCCGGTTCTCAGCGAGAAAAACGCTATCAGGATGTAGAAGTTGTGTTGGCAGCAGGAATTGATGTTTTTTCAACCGTCAATATCCAGCATTTAGAAAGCTTGAATGACTTGGTTGCTCGAATTACAGGGGTTGTGGTGCGGGAGCGAATCCCCGATCGCTTGCTGGAAGAAGCCGATCAAGTAGTCGTGATTGATGTCACACCAGAGACACTAGAAGATCGCCTCAAAGACGGTAAAATCTACGCCCCTGAAAAAGTTGACCAATCGCTGCAAAACTTCTTCCAACGGCGTAATCTGATTGCCTTACGTGAATTAGCCTTACGAGAGGTTGCTGACAATATTGAAGAAGATGCTCTGGAGGAAGCATCGAATGGAAGTAAAGCAGATGCTCCTTTTTGCAATATCCATGAGCGAGTTCTCGTTTGCGTTTCAACCTATCCCAATGCAATTCAGCTAATTCGACGCGGTGCCCGAATTGCCGGATATATGCACGCTCCCTTCTACTGTTTGTTTGTGGATGATCCCGATCGCTTCCTCACTAAAGCAGAGAGTTTGCATGTTGAAACTTGCGAAAGGCTCTGTAAAGAGTTTGGTGGAGAATTTATCCGAGTGACAAACTATGACAAAGCGAAGGCGATCGCAGACGTTGCAAAAAACTATTACATTACTCAAATTGTGATTGGTGAAAGTCAACGATCGCGTTGGAAACTGATGCTGAGCGGTTCACTGACTCATAAATTGTTGCGATCGCTCAAAAACATTGATGTTCACATTATCGCAACTGATAAACAAGGTTCTTAATAAGAAGCTACTGATTCAAGTAATAGTAACTTGACGCTAAAGATTGCCCCTTTCCCTTTTCCTGTATTATCAGCATGAATCGCGCCGTTGTGGAGTTTGGCAATGTGATGGGCGATCGCCCCATCTGCCCCTGTTCCAGAAAGCCCCTCTATCATGCCTGAAACGGTTCTATTTGCAGGGAGTCGCAATAATAGTCTGAGAATAATCAGATAGAGATAAGTGCAATTATCTCTATCAGAAATCCACCTAACTCCCGCGATCTCCATGTCTCCATCCCCCGCTGACCCGTTTTTGCCCATCGTGATTGTGCCGCTCCAGGGCGGCAAGGTAGAGGAGCCTCGACGGGCAGAACCACCAGACCTTAGGCACTGGCAGATTGAGGAGTTTCTGCGCCAGACGGGGAAGGCGGACAACACGCAGCGTACCTACCGGGGGCAGTTAGTACGATTTGCCGCCTGGTGCGATAAGTCCTGGTTGGACGTAACGCCCAGCGATATCGGCAAGTATCGGCGGGAGTTGAAGCTGAAGGGGTTGAAGCCGACCTCGATTAATCATGCGTTGAATACTCTGCGATCCTTCTACCAGTGGCTCCGGCGCAGCAATGGCTACCCAATGAATCAGCCACTGCCGACGGATGCGATCGATCTGGAGCGGCAGCCGGAACTCCAGGCAGACCACATCGAGGCGGAGGACTTGAGCCAACTGTGGGCGGTGCTGGAACTGGAGGAAAAAACTCGGATACGCGATCGGGCGATCATTGCGGTGCTCAGTCATGGACTACGGGCATCGGAAGCGTCTGCTCTGAATGTGGAGCATTGGAACGGCAAGATTTTGAAGGTTCATCGCTCGAAGGGGCAGAATGTGTCGGAGGTTCCATTGAGTCGAGAGGCACGATCTCATTTGGAGGCTTATCTGGAGTGGCGACGGCAGCAAGGGGGACTGTTTGAGCCACTGCTGGAGAGTCCGATGTTTCTGGCACAGGACCCAAAGAGTGCAGGGCATCGGTTGGGCTACAAAGGGTTGCACCGGATGGTGAAGAAGCTGGGGGCGATCTCAGGGGTGGAAGATGTGAAGCCCCACCGGTTCCGGCATACGTTTGGGACGGAGGTAACGCGGCGAGGCGTTGACCCACTGTTTGGCAAAGAGTTGATGGGAATTAAAAGCGACAAGGTGTTTCAGCGTTACACCAAAGGGGTGTTTAAGCAGGCGGCTGCGGAGGCGTGTCTGAAGGCGATTGGGGAAAGCGATGAGAACCTGTAGATAGATGTGCGCTGCTAATATCAAGCCGTAACTACCCCTTTGATGGAAGTCCTGTCATGGTGACAAGACTTTGATGGGAAAAAAGGCTTCAGCCTTTAAACTAATGGATAACGAACTTTTGTACTAGTGGTTATGCGGCAAACGCAAGCAGGATACTGGCTCGATCGCGAGGAACTTATGAAAATTCGCGATCGCAAATTACTTTCAAGCGATCGCGACTACCTGTACTTTGCATTGCAGATTGATTACCCAGGGAAACTCAACCCGCAGATTGACGTGGATGCTTTTTGCGATCGCTGGAATCTCAGTGCGGGGGACTTTTACAAGGCACTGGGGGATCTGAAAAATAAAAGAATTGTAGAGGCGATTTCCAATCAACTGAACCTGCATCTTCAGGAAACGGTCTAAGGAGAAGATGCTGTGAACCAATATCCAAGAGAATTACCGCCGTTTCCTCCCCTCTTCAATTACCCCTTATTTGCGCCTCCGATCGAGATTGACGGGGAACTAATTTATGACGCTCGATACTGCGCTGCTTTCTTCCTGTATCAGGCTTATCTCCAAGATGTGAAAGCAATCACAATTACGCTAAAACTGATCATAGAAGCTAATTCAAATATTGATGCGATTCAATTATTCAATCGATGTAAACAATGCGATCGCGCAGCAATTCTGCAGGCGATCGCATTGATGAGTCTGGCTTTAGAATATCGCTTCGAGGTGGCAGGAACCGCTGAACACAATTGATGGATGAGAAAGCACTGCTATTCCCAAACTAAGGGACGCCAATCAGCAGGAATTAAACCTTGCTTTAACGCGCGAGCGATCATTCCCTGGTGGGCATGACTGGCGCGAAGTACATGGCAGCGCCGACACAATACACGCAAGTTGCGATCGCGGTTACTACCACCGTTTGATAACTCGACAATGTGATCAATATCCGCCTGCCAGAGTGGGAGTGAGTAGGGCAAAGTATCGATACAGTAAGGTCCCTGGCACTTTCCTTGATCTCGCTCCCAAATGCGCTTCCGCGTTTTTTTCCACTCGGCTTTGTGCTGACGTTTGGTTTTACCCATAACCTTTAATAACCGTGCCGTGTCTTGTCGCAGCATGCCGAGTCATACCCTGTCGGGGCAGGCCGAGGCGGGACGCGCCTAGCCTAGTCGAGCCATGGCTCGCCCTGATTCGCCTTAGGACGAATCAGGCTCTTCGAAGGCGAGGATTTTGAACCTCCCTAATCCCATGCTTCGCCCGTCACCTAATCCCACAAATTCTCCAGCCTGTACACAAATACTTTCCATTTGGCTACGAGATACAATCGTCTTGTCAAACTGAATCCCAAAACTGCATTGCCAGCCAGGGGCAGTGCTCACTCGGTATCGAATATTTCTGTTTTTCGTGCTCGGATTTACCACCGGCGACACATCAACAAAAACTTCGGGCATTTCTTCTTGGAAAATACCATCACGTAAATGCTCTGGGTTTCTAGGGACAAACCGACCTTGAACTATGATCGCCTTGCTTGGAACTCGCACCGTAGCGGTTACAAACTTTTCCAGGCTAGTTCTGCCCTGCTTGATAAATCGGCCTCCCTCGCGTAGACACTTAAAGACGGCGCTGGGTAGGATGTAAAGCTCTCGTTCCGGTGTCATTAACACTGATCGCCGCCATTCGTCGGGATCATTTCCTGCAACGCCACTCCTTTCTTGAGGGTCAAGTGAGAGCACATGAGGACCGAAATGATTCCACAGTAAGGGACGAGTGCCCTCAATTTTTACCTGAACCTTGGCTGAATTACCGACTGTGGGATTAACGGTGGAATTATCAGAAGTTGTCATCTATTTTCCGTTTATGAATCAATGCTGTTCACAACCATCATTAAAATGTTTCACCTAAAATACAGTCGAGTGAATCCTGTCACGGTGACAATCCAATCAGAATTTATGAAAGTTATGACTGTTGTAGAACAACAGTAGGCTTGTGCCAGGAGTCGTAGAACTCGGTATAGCTCATCCTGCTAGAGCAACGCACAATGATATGACGAAAATAATGTGCACAATCTGGGTTTCGTTCCCCCTGTTGCTTGTAACCATAGTTTGACCCTCCAATAATGAGTTTTAACAGCTCAGTTGTGGTAGATGAGTCAACCATTAAATCGTAGAAGTAGTCAGCGATCGCCACTTGAACAAATTTATCGTTGCACCGAGTAAGCAGAGAAGCCATTGCTTTAACCACATCTGTCTGGTTGATACTGCATTGAGCAAGAATCCACGCAATTGAACGCATAAAGTTAAGGTTAAAGCTGGTTCCAGAATGCTTAATTAAGACAGCAATTGCGTCTTCACTAATGAGATGTTTGTTTATTAAATTATTGACGACTCTGCCACGAATAAACGGATCTTTGCTATTATTCAACCTCTTTACTAAATCTCGAAATTCAAAACCGTCGATCGCTTCAAGTTCTTCCCTACGCAAAGTCTTCAGTTGTTCAACTTGATTTTTGGCCTTCTGATATAGCTTGTATCCAGGATTGAGCTTATGTGTTGTAAATTGAACCATATGAACCATGTAATCAAAGTCCGAAAGCGATGAAGGATCAATATCAGGAGGTTCGTTTATACAGTTTTCGGAATGCATCCAGTACCCTAAAAACTTCGTTAACTTCTCACGATATTGTTTAACGTTATACAGCCATGCTTCGTCACTCCAGACGTGAGATATATCGTCCCACTCGTCATAAAATAAAACTGTTGGACTAGCTTCTTTGTCTTCAGAAGTTACTTCGTTAAGACTACAACCATCAAACACATTACGCCCTTCATCAGTAAGCGTGTATATGCGTGTTCGATCGAAGAGGTTTTCGCATCCATCATCAAATTGCAACACTGACCACATGAATTGGTCTTTTTCTGCTGCTGTTATTTCTCTAGGATTCCGTCCTAACCAAAATAAAATAACCTCTCTCCAATGAGGATCAAAAACTCGGTAGGGCTTGTACTGGTCTGGATTCGTCTCGTCCTTCACAGGCTTGTTTTGGTGATCGCAAGGAAGAAAAAAGTCTCGACTGCGGACAGCGAGGGACGCAAAATATTCCTGAAAAGAGGAGTGGATGAAGGCATAGGCGTTTTCTATCTGCCTCTCCGTTACGACCTGCATTGGTTTGAGCCAACCGATACCAGTTGCAAGACCTAATAATTGTGGACTGAGGATCTCCTTGACTAATTCTTCCTGTATCCAGAAATGAGAACCTCCATCGATCGCTGTACATGCGAGCCTGGGTAAGGCTGAGTAAAGTTCTTCTGGCTGTGCATCAGCGGTAGATAATGTAGGGCGTTTCCAACTATCGACCGCTTCGACGAACTCTTTGTATAACCCAGCTTTGGTTGATGGCATGGGTCTCCGCAAGATCTCCCAAGTTTTGCACAGTAGAGTCAGAAGCAGTGGATTTTTGGCTAGATCCCGGACTTGTTCATTCCTTGGATCATGCAACTCAGAACGGAAAGCACTGAGTAATTCAGGTTCATTCGCCCACCATTTATGGAGGAATGCATCGACTGAGCTAGGAGAATCAGGCTGACCGAGGTCAAGGATTTGATAGATTTCAAATCCATCTAGTTCGTTACGCCTTCCTGCCCACAAGTGAGGGCGACTCGATAGAATAACGTGCGCGTTGCTGAGCCAGCCTTTCAGTTGTTTGAGTAACTTGGAAACAGAGTCACTGGAATTTGAATATTCATCTAATCCGTCAAGCAGCAGCCATACCTTCTTGCGCTGACATAAATCTTCTAGTGCGTCTTCAGTTTCCTTGTCGATGTGTCGCTGTTTGAGTGCCGTCTCAAGCCATTCCCCTAGTAAATGCTCTTCCAGGGGTTCTTTCAAATCTGCAAGGGAGACCCAGATTGCTATTGAGTTCGCAAGTTGCCCAAACTCCGGTTCGGAAGGTGGCTCAAATATCTTTTCAGCAAATTCTTGCAGAAAGGTTGTTTTTCCTGCGCCAGTGTCTCCAACGATCGCAATTCGCAGACCAGGCGATTGGCTATCCGCTAAATTTTCCAGCAACTGCTTGAGTAGAGTTTCTAGAGCCAGAGCGGTTATTTCTTCGCGATCGACTTCTGCTGGTGTTTCAAAAGAATTCTGTTGCAGTCTAGAAAAATGCTGAGGGCTTTTTTCTCTTCTCACAATTTGGAGAGGTATGAAAAGGTCTTTCCGGCCACGTCCTGGTTCCGTGTCGCCTAGAAGTGGCGAACTTGTGAGTCTGTTCGTTTGCTCCTGCAAAGACCGATACAAGCAGTCTCTTCTATCTAGCAAAAGATTTAATTGTGGATCCGGTATATCAGGAGGTGCTTCCGGTTCCTTAAATGCAGGAGTTTGACCAGGACAACGTTCTTCTATGCACTCGTGAAACTGCTCTTCAGTTAAACCTAATACAATGGCGATCGCCACTGCAGTGTCATAATCTACGTTCTCTCGAAGAAAAAATCTTTTCAATGTGCTTGCTGAGGTAGAAGCAGCATCAATAAGATCGCTCTCTGATTTCCCTCCCCGATAATAAGTTGATCGCGCCCCTTTAAGTCTTCTCAAGCCAGACTCTGTTAAGTAAACGCTCATAGTGGCACGTTGAATGGAGCCTTGTGGCTTTTTCTTTTTACTCCGGGAAGAGCGTTTATCCTTATCCATTCCCTGTTGTGAAGTAGCACCACTTAAAGGGTAATCATTTTTTCCAATAAGGGATGATTGTTTCTCCTCCTAATTGCGCTTAATTGAGTAGTAGTAGCTGAATCGCTTGCTAGGCAAGACTTGTAGGCTTTTAAACTTCTGACTCAAAGGGTGAGCTTAATTGGGCTAATTTGGACTGGTTTAGCAGAATGTTTTCTTTTAGATTGAGAGTGTTATCAGAAGCAACTTACATCTCTCTGATGCTTTGCTTTAGATAATTCCTTGATTAGGGCTGAGACTTATGGAATTTCATTGATTTAAGTTGGCTCTAAAGACAACTTCCGTTTGAATATTTCGATAAGTTTTAAGTGACGTTTACTTGCTTCGAATTCAATAAGAGCCTCTCTCATAAAACCTGTGCTCACTTGCTGACAAGGTTTTGCCATGTTGCTCTCAATTCTTATCTCAGTAAGTAAATATAACTTACGAAGTCAGATTTTCTGATAGTTAAATCGATTGTAACCATGACAGGGATTCATTGCCCTTGCTTTGTGCTGCCAATTATTCCTACTAATAGCCCTCGCTGAAACACATCACTGGAGTAGATCTCGTGGAGAAAAAGACGTTCATGCAATTCCTAACGGATTGGTCCCAAGCGGCAAAGGATCAGAAGGTTAATGATGACCTGGCAACTGTCCAAACTGCTTATGAAAACTATGTTTTCCCGACAATCGGGTTACGTAGCAACAAGTCGAAAGAGGATTTTGATGACAATTGGACAAAACTGACCCTTCAGAAGTTTATTGAGGTGTGCCTGCGCTGGTATGAGAAGGAAATAACACAGAATTCTAACCAGCCCGATATGCTGCCATACCCAAAGAATAACCTACCTGGGTTTGTGCTGTTTGTTTTTAATCGTCATTTTGACGCGGCGATCGTAGAAGGCGGTGAGAACGAAGCGAATCGGCGAGACTATGCTTCTTCTGTATTCCACTTTGCTGAGTGGTTAATTCAACAACAATGGTGGCAGGAGTCGTTTCCAGAGAGCGTACCTAGAATTGTCCCAACACGCGGCATGCAATCTAAGAAGCCAGCTACTCAGCCACGACGAGAACCGTACATTCTCAAGAGGGAGGAGCTACCAACGGCACTGTTACAAGAACTAGAAGCCTATCAACTGATTTGCCAGGACGGTGGCAGAATGCTCTGGAATCAGATTCAGCAACAGGAACGTGAGTTCAATCCATCGGCTTCTGAAGCAGAACTAAGGAAACACAAGCTCTTCAGACAAGTATTTCACCCGATCAGAGAGGTTACCTATAAACATGAGGAATATGCATTTCGTAGTTTTTGGACTTGGTGTGTCCGGGAAAAAGGTTATAGCCTATCAGAACTAACCTTGGAAATGCTGATCGATCCAGACTTATTACACGAGTATGGACTATGGTTCACAAGAGACAATCAAGTAACTCATGCTCAGTTGATTACGCTACTAATTGGGTCAGGCCGGGTTGCGAAGATCCAAAATCTTGGCAGGGCACAACGACGTGATTGGTCTGATATTAAAGTTATTCATCAGTTGAGGGATTTGAGACAGGAATACGCTCACTTTTACCGGCAAGAACGGCAAGACCGTCAATGGCTTCAGTGGAAGGATGTGCAAATCACTTACGATGAGCTGAAACAACTTCTGCCTTACTTACGGCAGCAAGGCATGCCTTATGTTGCAAAGCTAAACTCCTCTACAGGGCAAACCAGAGGTAAGAAACAATCTCATGCAAAAATTCTTTGGAATCGTCAAGTTCACATATTAGTCAAAGCTCTGGTTTGTGACCCTCAAATGAAACCGACAATCCAACAATACATTGAGGGGATCAACATTTTTCGCCAATTAGATAAGCGTAGGCCTCCTCGTTATGTTGAAGAAATTCGCCGCTATAGTCACTGCGGTATCAACAAGTTTTTCGGACACCCACTGCCAAAGGTCATCACTCACGATCTTGATGAGTGGTCACAAATATATAGACCAAGAGCAGAACAGGCACTTCAATCTCTAAATGATTGGCTCAGTTTTTGGGGATACCAACCAGATGCCTTACAGAAAATGCAACAGCGGTTAGATGCCGTGTGCCAAGGAGATATGCCAGGTACAGTCAAAGATGGACAAGCATACAAAAAGAGTCTTGAGAAGCAGATTAATGCTTTGCAAAATCGGATCAAAGCTTACTCTGTAGCAACGGCAAACTTTGAGCAGCACAACAGTTTCTTCTTCAACATAGGCATATTTAAGCCTGAGAATTTTGGGCTGCCATTAACTTGCGAATCTCTGCGGCGGATTCTGGAGAACTCGATTTCATCTGCTACACAAGCTGTACTTGGAAAACCTGTGTGGGTTTCATATCGGCAGCTTTTGTATCTTGTACTCTCTTCATTGGAACATAAGTATATGCCTGTGATTTACGGTAGACATCGCCAGAAATAGATCTCAAACGGCACAGTTCTGCTTTTAAGTAACCTCGCTTCATCTGAGATTCTCTCTTGAGATTCAACTTGTCAAAGCTAAATTGATTGGATCTCTTCATAAGGTTTTTGAGCGAGTTTTCCTGGATATTCTCCTCATTTTGGAAGTGGGTATGAATTTTGAAAATAACACCTCAACTGGGCATACGCCCTCCACCAAATTTTGAATCAATCCGTTCTGGAAGCTAATCACTACAAGCTGTAGAACGAAATCTTCTGAATGACGATTGCTTGAGTTGCGAGCATGACAGGGATAAATTGCCCTCACTTTGTGCTGCCAACTATTTCTACCACTAGCCCTGCTAAATTCTAGGAGCAAACAATGTCAAGTTCAATTCCTGATGTGCTGCAAGATGCCTTGGCTCTATATGAGCCAACCGTTTCACCTAAAGCATTTGCTAAACTTCAGAGCACTCTTAGACTCTATGTTCTGAAAGGCTTTACCTTTCGAGGATCTGCAAAAACAAAGCTTGAGGATTATCCTCGGCATATCCTGCTGAAGGATTTTGTGACTGAAGCACCCAACTATCTCTCTGCATCACTTGAACAAGCAGATCAAGAAGGTAAGAACCCCAAGACGTTGGCGAACGATCGCAGTAACCTTAAACAGTTCATGAACTTTCTGCTGTCACAGTCCTGGTATTCCAAGGTTGCTGTACTTCAGCCCATTCCAAAACGAGCACCTAAGTTAAGGGCAAAAGTTTCCTTAAAAACCTCTAGAAAAGGTAAACGGAGCTATCATGCCAATCCCTATGCTTTAAAGGAGTCTGAGCTGACAGCCCATTTGCAAGAGCAACTGTCTCAGTTACATCACTACGCAACTGATGAACATGTTTCTGGTCGTCAGGGAAAAAAGGTTAGAGAGACTACGTGGAAAACCTACAGAGTAGAAATTTTGCGCTTCCTTGGTTGGTTGAAGAACGAGCAAGAGTGCTCGTTAGACTTGCTGGATATCAGTTGGATGGCAGACCCCGACGAGGTAAGGAAATATGTTACGAACTGGCATTTCAAAGTTCGGGGAAATGGGTATCGGCAAGCCATCAGCATTTGTGATGCTGGATTGTTCGTTGCTAAGTATTTTGATGGACCCCAATCACAACTTCCATATTTTGCAGATTGTCCCTCAATAATTGGCATTCGAAAACTGAAAGCTGAACTTGCCCCTCATGTTAAGGACGATCGACGTACAACTTCTCCGGAGGCATTTGATGAGAAACTGCTAGAGATGGAAGAGTGCTGGAAGTGTGTTGAGTATTTACGCCAGTGTTGTGCTGAACGTGATTATTATGGTGCAAAACGTGCACAATCAGCAGTTATCGATTCTTGGCAGGATTACCTAATTATTGCCATTCTCACCTACACGCCTGTCCGCCAGCTCGAGATTCGAAACTTCAAGCTGGGCGGAAACCTAAAGCGGAGATCGAACGAATGGTGGGTGAGCCTGAAACTTGAGGAGCACAAAAATGGTTCTAAAACCCGAAAAGCCAGAGAATACCCCCTTTT
This is a stretch of genomic DNA from Oscillatoria sp. FACHB-1407. It encodes these proteins:
- the kdpC gene encoding K(+)-transporting ATPase subunit C, which produces MSFAREAGRAIRSTLVLWVITALIYPLMMVAFGQLAFPFQANGSILTNTQGQPIGSALIGQPFTSDRYFNSRPSTTNYSTANPNADEAGILKTGVSGASNLAPSNPDLLKRVQESTTQLKQSGIEPTADLVYTSGSSLDPHITPEAARAQITRVATARGLQPNQLQDLINQNTDGRFLGIFGEPGVNVLRLNLALDALSS
- a CDS encoding HNH endonuclease; translated protein: MLRQDTARLLKVMGKTKRQHKAEWKKTRKRIWERDQGKCQGPYCIDTLPYSLPLWQADIDHIVELSNGGSNRDRNLRVLCRRCHVLRASHAHQGMIARALKQGLIPADWRPLVWE
- a CDS encoding universal stress protein produces the protein MYHSSNPSPDSTYIRPAHRGKHKIFIGMAPGVGKTYRMLEEGHRLRQEGIDVVIGLLETHNRQETAQRAEGLETLPRQQINCSGVILSEMDTDGILVRQPQLVLIDELAHTNVPGSQREKRYQDVEVVLAAGIDVFSTVNIQHLESLNDLVARITGVVVRERIPDRLLEEADQVVVIDVTPETLEDRLKDGKIYAPEKVDQSLQNFFQRRNLIALRELALREVADNIEEDALEEASNGSKADAPFCNIHERVLVCVSTYPNAIQLIRRGARIAGYMHAPFYCLFVDDPDRFLTKAESLHVETCERLCKEFGGEFIRVTNYDKAKAIADVAKNYYITQIVIGESQRSRWKLMLSGSLTHKLLRSLKNIDVHIIATDKQGS
- a CDS encoding NACHT domain-containing protein, which gives rise to MDKDKRSSRSKKKKPQGSIQRATMSVYLTESGLRRLKGARSTYYRGGKSESDLIDAASTSASTLKRFFLRENVDYDTAVAIAIVLGLTEEQFHECIEERCPGQTPAFKEPEAPPDIPDPQLNLLLDRRDCLYRSLQEQTNRLTSSPLLGDTEPGRGRKDLFIPLQIVRREKSPQHFSRLQQNSFETPAEVDREEITALALETLLKQLLENLADSQSPGLRIAIVGDTGAGKTTFLQEFAEKIFEPPSEPEFGQLANSIAIWVSLADLKEPLEEHLLGEWLETALKQRHIDKETEDALEDLCQRKKVWLLLDGLDEYSNSSDSVSKLLKQLKGWLSNAHVILSSRPHLWAGRRNELDGFEIYQILDLGQPDSPSSVDAFLHKWWANEPELLSAFRSELHDPRNEQVRDLAKNPLLLTLLCKTWEILRRPMPSTKAGLYKEFVEAVDSWKRPTLSTADAQPEELYSALPRLACTAIDGGSHFWIQEELVKEILSPQLLGLATGIGWLKPMQVVTERQIENAYAFIHSSFQEYFASLAVRSRDFFLPCDHQNKPVKDETNPDQYKPYRVFDPHWREVILFWLGRNPREITAAEKDQFMWSVLQFDDGCENLFDRTRIYTLTDEGRNVFDGCSLNEVTSEDKEASPTVLFYDEWDDISHVWSDEAWLYNVKQYREKLTKFLGYWMHSENCINEPPDIDPSSLSDFDYMVHMVQFTTHKLNPGYKLYQKAKNQVEQLKTLRREELEAIDGFEFRDLVKRLNNSKDPFIRGRVVNNLINKHLISEDAIAVLIKHSGTSFNLNFMRSIAWILAQCSINQTDVVKAMASLLTRCNDKFVQVAIADYFYDLMVDSSTTTELLKLIIGGSNYGYKQQGERNPDCAHYFRHIIVRCSSRMSYTEFYDSWHKPTVVLQQS
- a CDS encoding potassium-transporting ATPase subunit F; protein product: MKLNSLKPSLPSLEITSQSLEAVSEVWSEWRRQKLPLYLFLALCFNLVVAPVVYAASGNEFTRTQAWSLGLLGLGTVALSVYLFFVMFVPEKF
- a CDS encoding tyrosine-type recombinase/integrase, producing the protein MSPSPADPFLPIVIVPLQGGKVEEPRRAEPPDLRHWQIEEFLRQTGKADNTQRTYRGQLVRFAAWCDKSWLDVTPSDIGKYRRELKLKGLKPTSINHALNTLRSFYQWLRRSNGYPMNQPLPTDAIDLERQPELQADHIEAEDLSQLWAVLELEEKTRIRDRAIIAVLSHGLRASEASALNVEHWNGKILKVHRSKGQNVSEVPLSREARSHLEAYLEWRRQQGGLFEPLLESPMFLAQDPKSAGHRLGYKGLHRMVKKLGAISGVEDVKPHRFRHTFGTEVTRRGVDPLFGKELMGIKSDKVFQRYTKGVFKQAAAEACLKAIGESDENL
- a CDS encoding tyrosine-type recombinase/integrase, translated to MSSSIPDVLQDALALYEPTVSPKAFAKLQSTLRLYVLKGFTFRGSAKTKLEDYPRHILLKDFVTEAPNYLSASLEQADQEGKNPKTLANDRSNLKQFMNFLLSQSWYSKVAVLQPIPKRAPKLRAKVSLKTSRKGKRSYHANPYALKESELTAHLQEQLSQLHHYATDEHVSGRQGKKVRETTWKTYRVEILRFLGWLKNEQECSLDLLDISWMADPDEVRKYVTNWHFKVRGNGYRQAISICDAGLFVAKYFDGPQSQLPYFADCPSIIGIRKLKAELAPHVKDDRRTTSPEAFDEKLLEMEECWKCVEYLRQCCAERDYYGAKRAQSAVIDSWQDYLIIAILTYTPVRQLEIRNFKLGGNLKRRSNEWWVSLKLEEHKNGSKTRKAREYPLFSGSMKEQLTQDLDYYVEHIRSREGVKHQYLFFTRGGNCFPEKRGEPILNECVLSIAIPVLMYRVTALIFENKEPKRPSPHDFRRIFCTWLYTYGTPDAQKIYAELMGHSVEEARRTYALVQSSHITMQADEAFDAVLARQERVKAKFG